The DNA region GTAGTCCATATTACTCTGGATATTGTAACACTCTCTAATAAGTGCAATTTATTCGAACTAGTACAGTTCACAGACTTTTAGATCGCAGGATTGAAATCAACTGTGATGTTCAAGTTGTACTCGGCACTTACAACGTCAACTGTCTGTGAGGAACACCATCATATGATTCGTCTGTTTCAACTTGTCCTTCAGCAAAGCGAGACAAATGAAAACAACGATCAGAAggaaaactaaaaataatcCGACTCAAAACCCGACAAGCACTTGAATCTTTTCATTGTGATGAATTACCTTcaaagcaaatatatatatatatatatatatatttatttatttatttatttttattttattttttttcgtcCGGATGCAAGTTGTTCCCCTCAACACTGCACACGAGGGTGAGAAAAATGAGCCAACTTTCCTCCTGAGAGAAACTTAACAGAAGAAAAATGTTAGAGAAACTACTCACTGGAAAGTTAGTTGCTTGTTGTTAAGTACACCCTTCGGGGAGATTATTTCCTCAACTATGCTTCTCAAGACCTAACACTGGTACAAAATCGATCACCTGACTCCGTTCCAATCTATACACAAGGATTTTGTTCGGCCATTGTATTCATTTGGATTAGATATGTGTGGTGTAACTATATGCATGCATCCTTCTATTGATACCGTGTGGTATTTCCATAGGGCGAACAGTATATATGAATAATGCGCGGTTGCACCTTGCCATGCTCTTGGTAACAACTAGTAAATTAAGATACATACACGTTAATTAACTACTGTTTCAATGATCATGAAGCTTGTGCATCTGATTCAAACatcattttaataaaattaatatagtcCCGTTCAGTTAAATTATCAatacaattaaattaaatgaaagaaaaggtTGCTTATGTTGTCTGAGATAATATCTTGTTGAGGGTTGACGACAACAAAGCAGTGGAGCAAATTCAGGAACTGAAGTCAGAAGTGAAGAGGATGCTTTCCTCCGAAGATTATAGTAGGCCCACAGAAAAACTAAATCTGATCGATCAGATTCAACGTTTAGGAATTGCCTATCACTTTGATAGAGAAATCAAGGATTTCCTTGAAGACATTTATGCCAGCATCCGTCGAAATGGCTCCACCGAGGATGAAGATGATCTGCACACTACAGCTCTCCGGTTTCGACTATTGCGACAGCATGGTTTCTGGATTTCATCTCGTACGTCTTCTCTCCATCTGATATATGAATTTATCAGTTCAAGTTGTTCTATGCACCAATCAACTTAGTGGTGGATTGGTTTATGCTTCTAATTTACTGACACAATTGCCATCCATGGCGAATGAAATACTTACATAATAACGTCTGATCTGATCCACTCCACAGGTGTCTTCGACAAATTCAAGGGCCGCGAAGGAAATTTTGATGCATCGCTAGTCAATGACGTGAGAGAGCTGCTAAGTTTGTATGAAGCCAGTCAATGGAGCACACAGGGGGAAGATACTCTGGATGAAGCACTTAGTTTCTGCTTTACCCACCTCAAATCCATGGAAGAGAAGCCCGTCATAGTAACTCATGCCTTGAAGCAGAGTATACATCGAGAGATGCTGAGGCTGGAGGCGAGACAATATATTGAGACATACCAAAGCATCGATTCCCACAATGAAGTCCTCTTGAGCTTGGCTAAGCTGGACTTCCACTTGACCCAGAAACTACACCAGAGGGAAGTCACCGAAATCGCAAGGTTTGGTTATAACTGTTATTTCTAAGTTTAAAATAGCTCGGTTAATTAATCGGTGATAAGCCTTATTGAGATGGCTGGACTGACCCAAACGTCACCCAATCAGGTGGAGGAAAGATTTGGACTTCAAGAGGCAGCTACCTTTTGTGCGAGATAGGATCGCGTGCTACTTGTGGAACTCAGGCGTGTATTTTGAGCCTGAGTACTCGCTTGCCAGGAAATTTGTCACGAAAGCGATGGCAATGATCACGGCTGTTGATGACACATATGACTCTTACGGTACAATCGAAGAGCTGGAACTCTTTACAAGAGCTGTGGAGAGGTTAGATTATATAATCTATCCAAATCGTCAATTACAAATAGGTAATATTAAAAGTTCATGTCATTTGATGTGTatccataatatatatattttccaggTGGGACATTAATGCCGCAGATGAGCTTCCTGGTTATATGCAAGTCTGTTATCCAGCACTTCTTGATGTGTACTCCGGACTCGAGGACATGCTGGCTGAGCAAGGAAGATCATACTACCTCTACTATATGAAAGAAGCGGTAAAGCGAACCCTATTGACTTAGTTTCTTTCACTGAACACTACAGCACTGAACGCCCATTTTCATGTGTTTAAGTTTAAAGGAATTTGATTAATCCTAATGGAATGGAACAGATAGTTGAACATGGCTGATCAATTGACTGAGTTTATGTTGATCCATTTTTTTGCGTCGATCGTTTGTGTGATTATTTCTCAGATGAAAATTATGGTTCAATTGTATTTTCAAGAAGCCAAATGGTTCAACCAACAGTACATACCCACGGTGGAGGAGTACATGGAAGTTGCCGTAGTAACACTTGGCTACCAAATGCTGATAATCGCATCACTCCTCGGAATGCCAGAAATCACCACAGAGGATACCTTCCAGTGGTTACTCAGTAACCCCAAGATAGTGAGAGCATCAGGAGCAATCTGCCGACTCATGGATGATATCGCTTCTCATAAGGTATGAATGCATTGCTTGAGAAATTCTCCTTTAGCTTGAAAGAACCTGCTGGCTAGCTATACAGTTAATTAATCAGAATGTGTTGTGATCTATCATAGTTTGAGCAAGAGAGAGGACACGTTGCATCTGCGGTTGAATGCTGCATGAAGCAATATGGAGTTACGGAGCAAGAAGCAGAGAACGAGCTCAAGAAACAAGTCGAAGATGCATGGAAGGACATCAATGAAGGGTGGCTCCATCTCACTGAAGTACCACCCCATGTTCTCATGCGAATTGTCAACTATGCTCGCGCGGTTGATGTAATGTATAAGGATGGCGATTGCTTCACAAATTCACAGACGAAGCTGAAGGATGTTATAGCTTGTCTACTTGTTGATCCAGTTCCAGTATGAGCATCCCAATTGAAGTTGAGACATGGCACAAAGACTATGAAAATCTTTCTTATGAGTCCAATTAATGACATATGTATAACCAGAAATTAACACCAGAATTCTgtgtaattttctttatttatgcTTTCACGTAGCGCCATGTATTCCCTGTGTACTTTCTTTGTTCACTAAATAAAATGAAGAATCAACTTTCCCCATTTTGTCCAATTCTCTAGCACAAACACTTCACAATTCTGGCACAAACATTATTTATCAATTTGTGTTAAGTTTAATTGAAGAACTTGGAACCCTTCTAGAGGGCCATTTGATCTTGTGCTTAAACAGGGTAAGATATGCAATCCCGACAATCAGAAGAACTCCTGCACTATTCAGCCCGACGGTGACTCCAACAATGAGAGGCCGTCTGCCTTGATGTAACATTGTTCAAAAGAAATGGCAGAGTAAATTATGTATACCATggaaaacaaacaaaactCAGTTTGTGGCAAGTTCAACTGAGGAACTATGGGCGCTTCTCGAGGGCCATTTGATCTTGTGCTTAAGTGGGGTACAATAAGCAACACTGATGTCACAAGATCAAATGGCCCTCGAGAAAATGAGGGATTGATCCGCTTAACTTATTGTTCCCGAGATCTATGAAAGGATAGGAGTCAGGGGAAAACTGTTACTATAACATCAAAACGGAGATATGTGATTTTCGGAAACTGATCACTCACATTGTCTTGAGGGCTCGCATTTGGCTGAAGTCCGGGAGATGACCTTGGAGACCATAACCAGAAAGGTTCCTATAGAAAAACATCTCATGACCTGGGTTATGGTTCTGGTAGGCAATGTTATATGTTGACAAGATTGGCTAACTTACATTGAAGTCACATTCGGAGTCGGGTAGAATTCGCTGCAAGTCAGCCACTGCCAGCTAGAGCTCAAGGGAAGACATGCCCCGCTCCATTGTTGCAGCTGCTCAAACCCATCAATGATTGCTTTTGATCCATCCACTGCACCAAACATGGATCGTACCAAAAcacaaaattataattttctcgAACCAAACAGACTTTTTGATTTCATATGGTTAGAGGAAAGTGCTTGATGTGTATATGGTGTTTGTGAATGTGCACTCGAGGGTTAGAATAGTAGTGCCGCGGTTGCTCACCGTCATCTTGTGATGTAGCTCTATACCCGTGGATATACCCTGAATCATAAACCTCGATCGAGTTAATAATTGGTGGCAGATCAGATTTATTGGGGATCAGGTACACAGCTGGATCATCTATGAATTGGATCCCGAAAGACGTGCAATTTCGGTACTGTGGCCTGACTGTGTAGAAGTATACATCTGAGATGTAAAAGTCGAACAATCACAGATCATGTACAGGAGTTGGCTCCACAAAGTGCAGCTCAGAGTATAGCGAGAGTCCATGTGAACCTTGGAAATAGAGCGGGAACTCAAATTCTGCTGATGGAACCATAATTGCATGAAGCAATGCTGGATCAGGTGGGTAATCCACGCTTGTGGAGATGATCAAAGTGAAATCTGCAGTCAGGCTCATTACACCAAAATCAGACTCATTCCTTGGTTGCCATCCCCGATTGTACTTGTCCTGCAGGTACCTGGCTTATGGAGAAAAAATGAGCCCACATTATGTCGAAGATGACTTACCCAAGAATCGAATCGGTTGCACCATACATGTACCGGTAAAGAGTGCGCCATGACGTATCACTGCTCATATTTGCATACATTCCATCGGGTAAGGGCAACAGCTCTAACATTGATATAAATGGAGACTGCCCGTCCTGTGTCCAGGCTAAGCAGACACTTATACTTTCTCTAGGATTCGTACAGATAAGCTCTTCATGCTGCGGCCCCACAGTTGAGGTCGAGACAGCTGCCCATTGTTTCCCATTGAACTCGAGATGGAACATTGGCGGCTGGGAGAGTCCATCATGGTTCCCACAATGAAACCCGGCTTTGATGAAGTGTCTCTTGTTTGTTATCACAGGTAAAATGTAATAGTTCTTATTCTGCTCTGTGAAGACACGGAGTGAGTTCAGTTGCTCTGCGACAGTTAGGTGGTTACTGCTGTTAGATTGCAGCTTGTTTTTGCCAGCCCGGATGAAATTCTTGTCTGCCCACCAGAAACTTCCCTCGCTGTCACGGTAGCTCGTGCCGGATCACAGTCTATTCGAATGCATTCTGATGTATCTAGAAATTAAAACGAACCCAAATAACATTAATCCTATCCAACTAAAACTTGAAATGTAGCCCACAGGCTTATCATTATTATCAGAATGATAATTTGAATTACCTTAAGATATGGCTTTGAGAAGTAAGAAAACCAGAATTAACAGCATTAGAATCCTCATTTCAATCCCTTTTTTCATTTCCATTGGATATTAGATGAAGATCCATTTTATACCGACATCAGGAGGTAGAGAAAGAACAGAGATCAGCAAAAATTAATCTTTATTTGATGTTGCTTTGACAAGTACAGCTTggtgattaattttttttccagcaGAGAGTTTACATGCAGCTTTGTTCTTGTCAGTTCCAAGGCCATTCGAATTGCCATAAAATTAGCATGCTTTCGCTTTTTTCTcaatatcaaattattttcatgcctccctaccgaaaaaaaaaaaatatatatcatgctTTGGGCCTTCCAAGCATTGTTTACAATGAAACTGATGGAATACTGTCGGACTTTCTGATACATCATCGTATGTTATTGATGCCCTTCATgagtttataatttttaaggtTGATGTTCATCGTGAATTCAATAAGTTCGCTTGCTAGTTTTTGAGGAGCCCAATCACGTCATCCTCTCCTCATGTCAGGTAGTCCTATGCTGCTCCGTAGTCCATATTATTCTGGATATTGTAACACTCTCTAATAAGTGCAATTGATTCGAAGTAGTACAGTTCACAGAATCTTTAGATCGCAGGATTGAAATCAACTGTGATGTTCAAGTTGTACTTGGCACTTACAACGTCAACTGTCTGTGAGGATCACCATTCGTCTCAAGCATTGCTTCAACTTGTCCTAAGCGAGACAAACGAAAACAACGATCAGAACAAAGACTCAAAATAATCCGACTCCAAACCCGACAAGCACCTGGATCATTTCGTTTTGATGAATTACCTTCaaagcaaaatatatatatatatatatatatatatatttatttattttatttttgtcccGATGCAAATTGTTCCCCTCAACACTGCACATGAGGGTGAGAAAAATGAGCCAACTTTTCCTCCTGAGAGAAActtaacataaaaaaaatgttagaGAAACTACTCAGTGGAAAGTTAGTTGCTTCTTGTTAAGTACGCTCTTCGGTATGGTGCCTGTGAAGTTGTTATTCGAGAGGATTCTGCAAACGGAAGGATATTGTTGAGAGAataatttaactttattttatgttatgcATCGTTGACTTACAGTAGccggcttgtttggtttgtaaatgtgattttaacatcacaatttaacataattctacccacaacaaaacaaaataactcatacaaagtcaaagagtgcgggtctcatttataccacttttttttcaataacaaaacaaaataattcatgcaAAGTCAAAGGatgagccccatttataccactctttttcaaaatcaaaatctgattttaaaattatactttgaaatcaaacacaGCGCTAAGGTCAGGCAATTTTCTGAGAAAACTCGGGATGGGTCCAATAAGTTGGTTGTTTCCCAAATCTCTGAATCAAGAAAATCGAGGCGAAATGCGATAGTGACAGAATGGAAAAGGTGAAATATACATTCTGTGTGACCGGATTTTCCACAGCAAAGGCACTCACATTGTCTCGAGGACTTGCATTTTGCTGAAGTCTGAGATGACCGTAGAGACCATTCCCCGGTAAATTCCTGCAAAGACCACTTAAGAGATGAAAGGATTATAATGTTTGGTTAATTCCAAAAAGTTACAATTGACGGTACAATGAGGTTACTCTTAGAGGATACCCCTCATTGCAAGTAAGCCACTGCCAGGTCGATTTGCTCAGGAGGCATGGGTCCCCGCTCCACCCCTGAGGCTGCTTGAAGGCATCTATGGTTGCTCGTATCCCTTCCACTGCATAAAGAAAACGAAATATAATGATCCTTCCTCACAAAGAGCTGGTGCAGAAACACCAACCGGATTGTTATAAAGTGCATTCTTTGTACTCACTGTCATCATTTGACGTTTGTTTTGCTGACCAGCCTACTGGAAGTTGCattatagattttttattGCACTAATGATTGGTGGCAGACTTCCCACACTTGTATCAGATGACTCCAGAAAGATTGGCAAGTTGACCCTTGTATTAATTCAAGGGTCGTACGGTTCCTATACTAAGGGACTATGTTGTTGAAGTTTGTCATCCAAGAGGAAACATCGATGAACCGCATCAGTTTACCCCAAAAGAAAAGTGGTTCAATAAAGTATAGCACATAATAGCTGTAGCCGGCCCCAATGagatcaaaagagagaatGATCCTATCAGCAAAAGATGGAGCCTCTACTGCATGGAGCAATGCTAGATCAAGTGGGCACGTCACTCGGGAATCGCAGTGAGAGTCTGAGGCCAGAAGGACCATCAGTAGGTTGCATATTCGATTGTACTTGTCTTGAGGGAACCTGTTTTGTGGCTACATGATGTTGGAATTGGGAATATATCAATACGTACATCTTTATCTAAATTGTTTTAGCAAACATATTTATGAAGGAAATGGTAAGTTGATACCCCAGAATCCAGTCGACTGTGCCATACATGTACTTGTACATCCTTTGCCATGCCAGGGTACTGCTCATATTTGAGTACATTCCATTGGGCAATTGCAGTAGCGCTCTAACGTCGATATGAATGGATACTGCTTATCCTGAATCCATGCTAAACACACGCTAGTGTTTTCCCAGGGCTTGTGTAAACCAATTCATGGTACTGGGGTGTTCCTGACATCGAAGTTGAAACAGTTGTCCATTTATTCCCGTCAAACTCGAGATCAAAAGTTGGGGCCTGTGATAGTCCGTCATAGTTCCTGCAATAGAAAGCCTCCTTGATGAAGTACCTCCTGCTTGTCGTGACTGGTAAAATGTAGTGGTCCTTGTTCTGGTCCGTGAAGACACAGAGCGGGTTCAATTGCTCAATTCCACTCAGGTATCTGCTGTTGGAAAGCTGTTTGTTCTACCAGTTCAAATGAAGTTCTCATCTCC from Punica granatum isolate Tunisia-2019 chromosome 3, ASM765513v2, whole genome shotgun sequence includes:
- the LOC116200625 gene encoding (-)-germacrene D synthase-like, producing the protein MLSSEDYSRPTEKLNLIDQIQRLGIAYHFDREIKDFLEDIYASIRRNGSTEDEDDLHTTALRFRLLRQHGFWISSRVFDKFKGREGNFDASLVNDVRELLSLYEASQWSTQGEDTLDEALSFCFTHLKSMEEKPVIVTHALKQSIHREMLRLEARQYIETYQSIDSHNEVLLSLAKLDFHLTQKLHQREVTEIARWRKDLDFKRQLPFVRDRIACYLWNSGVYFEPEYSLARKFVTKAMAMITAVDDTYDSYGTIEELELFTRAVERWDINAADELPGYMQVCYPALLDVYSGLEDMLAEQGRSYYLYYMKEAMKIMVQLYFQEAKWFNQQYIPTVEEYMEVAVVTLGYQMLIIASLLGMPEITTEDTFQWLLSNPKIVRASGAICRLMDDIASHKFEQERGHVASAVECCMKQYGVTEQEAENELKKQVEDAWKDINEGWLHLTEVPPHVLMRIVNYARAVDVMYKDGDCFTNSQTKLKDVIACLLVDPVPV